GACCCTTGAACCAGCTGCCGGTGGTGAACAGACCACGCTTGAAGCAGATGTTGTTCTTGTATCTGCTGGCAGGACTCCATTCACTGCTGGACTTGCGTTAGACAAGATAGGAGTGGAAACAGACAAGATAGGGCGTATTTTGGTAAACGAAAGATTTGCCACAAATGTTTCAGGTGTGTATGCAATTGGAGATGTAATTCCAGGCCCCATGTTGGCACACAAGGCAGAAGAAGATGGAGTTGCTTGTGTTGAGTACATAGCTGGTAAGGTTGGCCATGTGGACTATGACAAGGTCCCCGGTGTTGTCTATACAAACCCGGAGGTCGCATCTGTTGGGAAGACAGAGGAACAGGTAAAGGAACTCGGTGTTGAGTACCGTGTTGGGAAGTTCCCTTTCATGGCTAACAGCAGGGCTAAGGCAATCGACAATGCTGAAGGATTAGTAAAAATATTGGCCGAAAAGGAGACAGACAAGATATTGGGAGTGCATATTATGGCACCCAATGCAGGAGAGCTCATCCACGAAGCAGCAATAGCATTACAGTATGATGCATCGAGTGAGGACATCGCACGTGTTTGCCATGCACATCCAACAATGAGTGAGGCTGTGAAAGAAGCCGCCATGGCCACCTATGACAAGCCAATTCACATTTGAAAAGCCAGTAGCTTCAAAATtcatgttttcattttttttttcccaAGAATTTTACAATGACTTGGAGATGATACCGTCTTGTTTGTTAAAATCAGATTCAGGTGTTCAAAATACGAATTAGCTCTCTTTACTTCCGTGCATAATAAGAGGAATGGTTGTGCTGTTTTATCCTTGAGTAATACATCTATACTCTTCTGCTTGGAGCAGTAATgtaatttctatttttaattcaaCGACAATCTCACTgacctttttttctttataagaTATTTTCATCTACCCGTCCGTTTCTTCCGATTTGCTTCTGTTGTCGGTGAGTCCAGACTCTCAGAAGAGTGCATAAAATGTCTCTTCATAAAAGTGGCCGAAAATTGAACCATTGAACAACTAAATTCCATGGTGGTTTTATTTATCAAAGGAATTCAAACAAGCAGAGGTAAAAACTGGCAAAATTTTGTATGGGTTTCGGTTATTTCGTTGCTATGAAGAGATGACCAATAGAGAAACCAACCATCAAGAACTAGCTGTATGAAGTTAGCATTAAACTCTTACaggattcaaatttaaaatttaatgtacATGTTTTCATCCGAGAATAAGTGCATTGCAGAAACAGGGTTGGTTAATTGGCTCTACACACAATATTTAAAGAAGATACTTAAAAGTTAAGGCTATAAATGAAATTATGAATTTACTAGTCTTTTAATAAAAACAAGAGAGATTCATTGGGTGCATGTCTTGCATCAGTTGGAAGAGTCTGATCCTTGTTAAATAAAATGGACATGCCCCAATCAATGATCATAGATCTTACTCTTAGGAGATCAAGACCTTCCCAGTTCCCAGGAACAATATCCCCTGGAAAAACAACTCCCAATTGAACCATACTTCAAAGATAGGAATTCTATACTACTTCCATCATTCATATGGCTCCTCTCGCATATCTGGCCGCTTCCTGGCTTGCAAAGCCAGTCTTGCATCTCTCTCCCTCTCAAACTCACGGTAATCTGTTCGCTGCAAGAAGGAGACCTTATCTAGATACTGGTCTGAACTCCTCTTGTAAGCATCAAGCTCCCCTTCCAGTTTATTTTCTTCCTTAAACTCTCCCCAGTCCATTTTGGTCTTATCAAGTACACTGAGCTTTTGCTTCTTCTTGATTTGTTCAAGGACAGCATCCACCGCAGAAGGTGCAGCAATTTTGGCTCTTCCCATTGCCTCCTTTGAGTCAAAATCTAAGAGTTTCTTTACTTCAATGTCTTGACCAGCAAAGTCTCGAACCTCAGTAATCTGTGAAAGGAAACAGATGAACAGTGACTGAGAACTCAATGGTTCAGGTCATGCAATTGGCActggtaaaataaataattttagaacTACATATAAGACATACAATTAAAGCCAGAATTATTTCAAAGGCTTCATGCTATAATTCAGGGATGTTAACATATAGATCCTTAAACTTTGGAAATTTATAACATGAGGAAATAAATCAATGCACAATCCCTTAAGTCTTCTATGTGTTTCCCCCTACTTTTGGGCCAAATGAGAATGTGTTTACCACAAGCTTTCCCCTGCCAGAGGAAGAAGCAGCAGCATCATCTTTCACTGCTGCAAGAGCAGTAGCAGCAAGCTTCTTGGCTTCATCACTTGTATTGCTCTGCTCCATTACAGCCCCATTACAGGAAGCGGCTTGCCCAACAGATTCAGTTGCCTTTGGTACTAGCCCCAGATATGACAAACAATTCTGTGTTCAAAGTTATTAAATTTAGAAGTTATTAAACTCAGGCTAACAACAGCTAAAAGAGCTTTATCTAGAAATCCCATGGTTCATAGATAGAGAGCAACAGTAAGGTCTTACAAAAGCTCCCTTCTTTGCAGTTCTTTTTGGAGTGGAATTAGACTTGCTTGTAAAACTTCTGAGGATATCATTAGATACTCCTTTCTTCATTTGTCCCCACATGGCATCAACTTGAGCTTTTATTTCTATCAAGACATGGACAACATTAGGGAATTTGTCACTACAATCATCAAATCTCAAAAATCATCGAGACAGCCATCCCGAGGAAAACTTAAGTTAAAcataaattccaaaatccatacTTGTATCATCCTGCTGTTTTTCCAGGCTTGTCCCTGGAACAGATTCTTTGACAAACTCAGCAGAATTTGCATTGATGGTATCTGAAACACGAAAAACTAAGCTGTTATCCAAAGGCAAATCCATCTTATATCCACAGATCCAGACAGATTATGATAAACTACAACTCTACAAGGCATGCTCCTTGAGCCACAAAACCACAGATTTTCACTCGTAAAATTTGATGAGCTGCTTACATTAACATAATTCGAAGTTCCCGGAACAAGGACTTATAAAAACGTGTATATCCAACCACAAAGTACTTACCTTCACCTTTCCCCAAAAGTGTAAGCAATCAATGCAAATAAAAACGAGCCTACAGCTAGAATTCAAACCATGGCAGCATCCACCAAGAGTAAATCAAAACTACAGTGGccatagaaaaagaaaaaaaggtaaaatttgTTTATAAATTAGGGGTTTTACATCTGCATTAGCACCTTACATACTTACACAGTTCGAGTCTCACCCCTACCACAACACCCCCCtaaaaaaactttttaaatatataaaaaaaactaatcaaTAATCACATATTGAGTGTGTAACGAATCAGCTAAATGAATAAATAATGTGTTAGAATCCGATTGAGGCATAGATTCTAAATCcatatttcaaaatttatcctTTATGAAAAGCAGAAGAGAAAGCATACACGCACGCAGcttcagagagagagagagagagagagagagagagagggtttTACCAGCGGAGCTCATCGCTGCTGCGAATTGAAATCGAGGAAGCTAAGGATTTGGCTATGTGTTGAGACTTCAACGAAAAAAGCACTGCCTCAAATCTTTTTGCCCTTGCTAattgtattttgttttttgaacGTTCAATCTTTatgttaataaaagaaaaaaatacactAATACATATGTGGGAGGTTTGAATTCTTTCATATCCATGTGCCTGCGATTCactatttttcatttaaaattaaatttgtgttttaattatttttaacaatgaaagaaaataaacatcCTTTTTTTAAGTATacaaaaagtttaattttaattcacttaacaattatattatttttttaaataattatttatatacttaAAGTAAAATATggttattttttacttttaacttaTAAAATGTGAtatcattaaatataattgcatcaaaattaaatttatatacaaAGTCACTTTAGTATTTGTCGCACACTAATTTGTTTTTTATATTAGAATGATAATGATGGTTCTTTAaaatatagaattatttaattaaaaaaataaaaattaaactgtTTAATTTGTTATgaatacaaaaattaaactgtttgatttataaaaatatataaattaaaccATCTTACAGAAATAAGACCACTtgttttctattaaaaaaattaaaaaatttgagatataaaaattaaatcttctaatttgtcattatttgtgtattttttataatttaaaaaatatcaaaaattataatattatagtaTATCACTACTTTTTTTTGTTCAAGATTTATCCAGCGTCTGCCGTTGGGTTTGAAGGGTTAGGGTTTTTTAATGGCAATTTCTGGTTCTGAAGCTCCTCCGAATTGATTGAATCCTGATTATCTTTATGATGTTCATATCTCG
Above is a genomic segment from Arachis stenosperma cultivar V10309 chromosome 1, arast.V10309.gnm1.PFL2, whole genome shotgun sequence containing:
- the LOC130969284 gene encoding uncharacterized protein LOC130969284; amino-acid sequence: MSSADTINANSAEFVKESVPGTSLEKQQDDTKIKAQVDAMWGQMKKGVSNDILRSFTSKSNSTPKRTAKKGAFNCLSYLGLVPKATESVGQAASCNGAVMEQSNTSDEAKKLAATALAAVKDDAAASSSGRGKLVITEVRDFAGQDIEVKKLLDFDSKEAMGRAKIAAPSAVDAVLEQIKKKQKLSVLDKTKMDWGEFKEENKLEGELDAYKRSSDQYLDKVSFLQRTDYREFERERDARLALQARKRPDMREEPYE